The Streptomyces sp. NBC_00459 DNA segment GGGCGGTGTCGTGGCCCGCGTACCACTCCAGGCACAGCATCCGGTGCTTGCCGATCCGCGTCATCGACGGAGTGACCCGCTGCCAGTAGGCGTTCAGGGCCTCATCGAGCGCCATGCGGAGCAGGACCGCGGCGGCACGGGCGCGCAGGCCGGGGCCCAGAGTGGACACGCTGCCGGGCTCGGGCAACAGGAGACGGCCGGCGGCGGTCACGAGGGTCTCCGGCGACGTGCTCATTGGGTACCGCCGGCGCTCTGCGTCCCCGTGCTGTTCCGGATCGCCGTCGCGAGCGCCTTGGTCCGGCGGACGAGCTCCTTGCGGTCGCCGACGGTCGGCAGGGGAGTGTGGGCACCCGAGTTGAGGGCTTCGACCAGCGCCCATCCCCCGGGGCAGATGCGCTCGACGGCCGCACGGGCGTGCTGTTTCTCGTCGCCGAGGAGGGCGAGGGACACGTACGACTTGGTGCGCTCAAGGGACTCCACGCGTTCCTCGACCGCCCGCAGCCCGAGTCCCTTCTCGTCGCGGAGCCTACGCCGCACGGTTTCCAAGCAGGCGACTTCCACCACTCCTCTGCACATGGCGGGCAGCACGTGATCGGCCACGTCCTGCGGCAGGTTGGGGTCCAAGGAAACCGCCCGCGCCTCCGCGAGAGCCTGTTCCACCGGGTCGGTGAGCGTCTCCACGCCCACCACCGAGTCGGTCTGGCGGCTCACGCGCAGGACGGTCGCCTTGATGCCGAGGTGGGCGATGGCCTGCTGGAGCCGGGTGTCGTGGGTGAAGACGATCACCTGTCTGTCCTGAGCGTACGCGTCAAGCACTCGGGCCAGACCCTCGACCTTCTCCGGGTCCATCGACTGCACGGGGTCGTCGATGACGAGGAACCCGAACGGACTGTCCGCGTGCGTGGCGCGCGGCAGGAACAGGGAGAGTGCGAGGGAGTGCAGTTCGCCCTGGCTCATCACGCTGTAGGCGGGGGCGGACATGTCGTCCACGGAGACGTCGAGTTCTACCTTGCCGCGACCGGGAGTGCCCGCGAGGGTGACGGATCCGAGCGTGACGCTGCTGTGCTCGCACAACTTCTGCCACACCTCCTGGGACCGCCGGGCGAACGGGCGCAGCCGCTCGTCGCGCAGTTCGTCCACGATCGGCCGCAGCCAGGTCCGCGCCTTGCGCGCGTGCTTGCGCCGCTCGCGCGCGGCCTCGGCCGCCTCCTCCGCGCCGAGCCACTCGGCGAGCCGTACGGCGAACGGCTGCCAGGCACCGTCGTGCTCGGCGAGCCGCCCGGCGGCCTCCTCCCGCACCTGCCGGCAGGTGTCGTCCAGGGCCGCCACGGCACGCTCGACGCGGTCCGCCAGTTCCCTGGGGTGAGTGACGTCCCGGCACAGGGCCCATTCCTGCCACAGGGCCGTGAGCGGGGAGTTCTCGCCGCGCAGCCACACCGGAACCGGCTGTACGAGGCCGTGCACGGCCCGTACGGCGACCGCCACCTCCTGCCGGGCGGCCTCGGCACCGGCGGCCTCCGTCTGGAGCCGCTCCACCTCCGCCCGCGCCTGCTCGGCCCACGCCCGGTCCAGCCGGTTCTCGGCGCCGCAGACTGGGCAGTCCGTGCCCTGCGAGCGCCGCTGGTGTTCGACCGCCGCCTCCAGCAGCCGGGCCAGGCGGCGGGCCTCCTCGGCGCTGCCGTACCGGGTTTCCTCGGCACCGATGGCGGCTTCCCTAAGCCGGACGACAGCCCCGCGGACCTCCGCCGGATCCGGCCCGGCGAGGCTCGCGTGCCGACGCAGCAGGGCCAGCTCGGCCTCGGCGGCCGGGGTACGGCTCTCCAACAGCGCCCGTACCCGGCCGAGGTCGCGCTTGGCTCCCGACAGCGCCTGCGCGGCCTCGCGGGCCCTGGCGTCGTCGAGCGGGCCCAGCGCGTCGAGGAGCCGCGCGGTGAGTGCGTCCGCGTGCTTGATCGCCTGCTCGCACTCACTCGCGGTGTCCTTGACCCGGCCGTCGAACTCGGCGAGCAGTTCGAGCCCGAGGAGCTTGAAGAACGCGTCGTGCAGGCCGCCGAGCGTGCCGTTGATCATCGAACCGAGTTCGCTGTACGGCAGGAAGGGCCGGGCCAGGTCCAACGCCTCGGCGTCGACGACCTCCTCCAGCTTCCGCTCCGAGCCGTCCGATCCCTCGACCTTGGTACGCGCCTCATCGACCTTGAGCCCATGCCAGGTTCGCCGCAGGGTGACCGCCTCGCTCCGTTCGCCGACGGCCAGCTCGACGCAGACCTCGGGGGTGACGTCGGGACTGTGCAGGTTGCGCCAGCCCTTCTGCCAGTCGGTTGCCCGCCGCCCGTCCCACCGGGAGTTGCGCCCCGTCAGCGCGGTCTCGGCGGCTTCGGCGAAGCTCGACTTGCCGGAGCCGTTGGGACCCGCGACCACGACCAGGCCCGGCCCGGGCGGCAGTTCGAGAGTGGTCCGCGGACCGATACCGCGCCAGCCGGCTGCGGTGATGGACCGGAGCTGCACGGGTCCGGCTCGCCCTCCGCCGCTTCTGGCCGACTCCTCGGGGAGCAGCGCGCGCAGCAACTCCCGCACCTGAGGCGCGAGATCGGAGTGGTGCAGGCGGTGGAGCAGGAGATCGCGCAGGGACGCAGGAGGCTGATCGGTCATGGTCGGTTCCCGTTGTCGGGCGCGGCGGTAGGGGCCACGCGGATTGCTGGTGTGTCTTGTTGGCGATTCGAGCATGACGAAAGCGTGTTAGCACTGTCAACACATTTACGTGAATCCATGCACTCGAATTTGTGTACGCACCCTGCGCGCCGTCACGCGGCCACGCGCCCATGACATCGTGTTGCGATTTTCGCAACTCGCCCATATGGTGAACTCATGGATGAGTCCGTAATCGATCGTGTACGCAAAGTCATGACGACGGCCTCGATCAGCCAGGCGGCGTTCGCCGAGGTAGTCGGGCTGTCTCCCGACAAGTTGTCGAAATCCCTCAGTGGCGTCCGCAGGTTCACCTCGTACGATCTCGCCCGGATCGCGGAGTTCGCCGGCGCCACCGTCGACTGGCTGCTGACCGGTCGTGAACCACTCCGCCCCCCCTTCGCCGCCCGCACGAGCACTCCGGCAATGGACGAGCAGGGCCGCGGCCAGCTCAAGGACCTCGTCGAAAGGTTCACCACGGCACACGAGGTGATCGACCTGCTGGGCCTCTCGCCCCGGTTGCCGGAGCTGCCCGCTGTCCGTTCGGACGTGAAGCGCTACGTCGACCAGGGCGCGGCTCTCGCGGAGGACGCACTCGCCTCGCTCGCCGCCACCGGCTCACCGACCATCGGCGACATGGACACGGCCGATCTGGTCCAGGCTCTGGAACGTGCCTTCGGCGTCGACGTGGCCAAGATCGCTCTGCCGGACGGAATCGACGGCGCGGCCTGGCAGGCGGACGGATTCCGGCTCATCATGATCGCCCGGACGAAGGCGCCGACCCGCCAGCGCTTCACCCTCGCCCACGAACTCGGTCACATCCTGGCCAGGGACGCCCAGGACCTGCTGACGGAGACCCATCTGGCGCCCGGGCGCCAGAAGGACCTGACCGAGGTGCGGGCCAATGTGTTCGCCGCCCACCTCCTGATGCCGCACAGTGAGATCAACTCGTGGGTTGGCGAGAACGGCCTCACGGACGAGCAACTCACCTCACTGGTCGTGCGCTTCCAGGTGTCTCCCAGCGCACTCGCGGCACGGCTCGCGCAGTTGCGTCTGATCACCTCGGAGACTGCGGGCAGGCTGCGCGGACTCACGACGCGGGACTGCCACTGGTTGACCGGACAGAGCGACCTGTTCGAAGCCGGCAAGACGTGGTCACTGGCCAGGCGACTGCCTTTCCGCCCCGCCCAGTTGCTGTACGACGCCTACCTCGCGGGAGACACGACGCTACGCCCGCTGGCCGCCTACACGGGCCAGGACGTGGACAGGATGCGGGAGTTGCTGGAACCCGAACCGGCTCCGCAGGAGGACGCGGCGTCTGGCAGTGACGTGGACGATGGAGACCTGGTCTTCCAGCCATGACGCGCCACTGCTGGTTCCCCGACAACACCGTGCTGTGCAATTTCGCCTCGGTCGACCGGCTGAGCCTCCTGGAGAAGGTGCTCGACGGCCGCGGCCGTTGGACACAGGCCGTGGCAGCTGAGGCGGAGCAGTCGGCGCGGTACTGGCCGCCGCTGAGCCAGGTCCCGGCCGACGGATGGCTCGGTGAGCCCATCGAGATCGACGATCCCGCCGAAACGGCTCTGGTGGACCGTGTCCGCCGCGTCGTCTTCGCCGGCGCCTCGGCGCGGCCTCTGCAACACCTTGGCGAGGCGGAGACGCTGGTCGTCATCGAGCATCGCAGCGGCTTCGCAGGCTCGGTGTGGATCACGGACGACGGCGAAGCGGGCCGCTACGCGCACCGCAGGGGCATCTGTGTGAAGGACACGGTCGGCATGATGCGTGAGGCCGCCGTCGGGGGTCTGGTCACGGCCGGCGACGGCCGTTCGCTGCTCCTGGCGATGGAACAGGCCGGACGCCACCTGCGCGGCATTCCACAAAGGGCGGAGGACTTGTTGCGCTGACGGGAAGCAGGACTCGTCGGGAAGACGCGCCGCTTACCAGGGTTCGAGGTCCTGCCGGGCTGGGTCGGTTCGGGCAGGCCTGCTTCACGGGCCTGGGGGTGGTGGCAGATGCCGTGGGCGCTCTTGGCGTCCGCGACACCGTCCGTCTCGGCGGCGTACCTGATCAGGTCGCGCGTAGGTCAGTCCGGGAAGTCGAGCGCTTCCTGACCTGGTCCGGGGCTGCGCCGGGACACTCGCGGTGGCTTCGGTTCCTTGGCCGCGTAAGGGGGCACGGGCAGGATGCCCTCGCCTCGGAGGTCGTCGGTGGTGATGAGCGGGCCGCTGCTCACGGCGTCCAGGAGCCGGGCCTGTCGGGGTTCGAGGGCCACGAGGAGCCCGAGCGCGTTGATGAGGTCCAGGAGGTCGACGGTCCACCGGGAAGGCCAGGTCGGGGGCAGGATGTCGTTCAACGGAGTCTGCCGTTCCACGTCCGGCCTGCGCTTGCGGAAGCCGAACCACTTGCGGATCACCTGCACCCCGCCGATCCGGTAGTCCCAGACTTCCGGCGCCACAGGGCGAATCGAGCCCGTGCCCACCGTGAGGGTTCGCGTGGGCGCGTCGTAGGAGATGTCCTCCGGCGGCCCATCGTCCTCTCCGATGGCGACGACACAATCCGGCTGCTCGTCCTGGGGGAGCCTCGGGGTCGAACCGGGCGGACTGCCGGGGTGGTGAGAGGCGAAGCGTTGGCCGTACGTGTGGATCCACACCGTGCGCCTGCCCACCTCCACGACCTCCGCCCACAGCGCCGGGTCCCGCGTCAGGGGGATACGGGCGCCCCGCTCGGCGAGGTTCGCGGTGAAGCGGCGGGTGTAGCCGCTGTGGCCGGCGGTACCCGCGATGTACGCAAAGAGGTCTTCGGCGGTGACCGCCACGCCGTGCGTCTTGGTGAGCAGCCGCAGCAGGCCGGGCGTCACGTTCGGTTCCGCCTGGTGAGGGTGGCGATAGAGGGGGGCGACGCGACCGCCTTCGGTGCCTTTGAAGTGATGAATGTCGGGCAGGAGGGCGGTGAAGCTCACCGCAGGGCCTGGGCGACCTGACTCTGTGTGGAGTTCGGACAGGTAGATCTGACGTCGGTCGTCGTGGGCGAACCACAAAGCCGGCCGCGGCCGGTCGATCACTCTCCGGTCAGCAATGATGTACTGCCGGTCGAAGGTCATCCGTCCGTACCGGACGATGACCGGAACCGTCTCCTTCTCCGCGGCGAGACTGCCCTTCTCCTGCTGACCGGGCAGGGGTGGTTCCGGTTTGTCCGGGCGGCGGTCTCCGGTGCTCTTCATCAGCGCCGCTTTGGCTTGCGCCGGAGCCTGGACGAGCCTGCGCCAGCGCTGTTCCAGAACCTTCCGGCTGGGTGAGACGGGCCAGCTGCGGTTGTTCTTGTTGCCGGAAGTCGTCCAGGGCAGCAAGGCGTCCACTGGCGGCATGGCCGACCACTCGGCGTCGGACGTGACGTGAAAAGGCGTGGTCCACTGTGTGGGGCAGAGCTGCCAGGAGGTGCCGTCGCGGTGGCCGTCGAGGCCGAGCCCCTCCAGCCAGTCGAACTTCTCCTCG contains these protein-coding regions:
- a CDS encoding AAA family ATPase, encoding MTDQPPASLRDLLLHRLHHSDLAPQVRELLRALLPEESARSGGGRAGPVQLRSITAAGWRGIGPRTTLELPPGPGLVVVAGPNGSGKSSFAEAAETALTGRNSRWDGRRATDWQKGWRNLHSPDVTPEVCVELAVGERSEAVTLRRTWHGLKVDEARTKVEGSDGSERKLEEVVDAEALDLARPFLPYSELGSMINGTLGGLHDAFFKLLGLELLAEFDGRVKDTASECEQAIKHADALTARLLDALGPLDDARAREAAQALSGAKRDLGRVRALLESRTPAAEAELALLRRHASLAGPDPAEVRGAVVRLREAAIGAEETRYGSAEEARRLARLLEAAVEHQRRSQGTDCPVCGAENRLDRAWAEQARAEVERLQTEAAGAEAARQEVAVAVRAVHGLVQPVPVWLRGENSPLTALWQEWALCRDVTHPRELADRVERAVAALDDTCRQVREEAAGRLAEHDGAWQPFAVRLAEWLGAEEAAEAARERRKHARKARTWLRPIVDELRDERLRPFARRSQEVWQKLCEHSSVTLGSVTLAGTPGRGKVELDVSVDDMSAPAYSVMSQGELHSLALSLFLPRATHADSPFGFLVIDDPVQSMDPEKVEGLARVLDAYAQDRQVIVFTHDTRLQQAIAHLGIKATVLRVSRQTDSVVGVETLTDPVEQALAEARAVSLDPNLPQDVADHVLPAMCRGVVEVACLETVRRRLRDEKGLGLRAVEERVESLERTKSYVSLALLGDEKQHARAAVERICPGGWALVEALNSGAHTPLPTVGDRKELVRRTKALATAIRNSTGTQSAGGTQ
- a CDS encoding helix-turn-helix domain-containing protein, yielding MDESVIDRVRKVMTTASISQAAFAEVVGLSPDKLSKSLSGVRRFTSYDLARIAEFAGATVDWLLTGREPLRPPFAARTSTPAMDEQGRGQLKDLVERFTTAHEVIDLLGLSPRLPELPAVRSDVKRYVDQGAALAEDALASLAATGSPTIGDMDTADLVQALERAFGVDVAKIALPDGIDGAAWQADGFRLIMIARTKAPTRQRFTLAHELGHILARDAQDLLTETHLAPGRQKDLTEVRANVFAAHLLMPHSEINSWVGENGLTDEQLTSLVVRFQVSPSALAARLAQLRLITSETAGRLRGLTTRDCHWLTGQSDLFEAGKTWSLARRLPFRPAQLLYDAYLAGDTTLRPLAAYTGQDVDRMRELLEPEPAPQEDAASGSDVDDGDLVFQP